The proteins below are encoded in one region of Thermothelomyces thermophilus ATCC 42464 chromosome 1, complete sequence:
- a CDS encoding uncharacterized protein (Contains conserved domain SNF5[pfam04855], SNF5 is a component of the yeast SWI/SNF complex and GATA[pfam00320], This domain uses four cysteine residues to coordinate a zinc ion.) → MAVRSESQQAIFSSYAPRLRTYNNALLQPLIPGAAPSNPLARTTKRGTTIINYAEDGYDDYDDDEDDNRRRPTGLRSQRRDDSANKVDPSEKVGKDTSEPVEVQGIYRDWMGKMRPNRSDAQNYVQACLPLTLIPIRIDLDIPAFTPQPALPAPGPVDLNHPFYKPQEQTVPYRLRDTFLWNLHETLITTDMFATQLVQDLDLPNRASTIAEISKQIRTQLEEYAGVALHPLFHTRTNRANNAQEAPKAPARPGSSTPAPNQAASRADTPMGGSTIPPTPSRLAGGTSTPAVVHTSQGEVTAAATPLPQDSATAADNDPSPDDTYRCIINLNINLSSQVYTDKFEWSLLHPPGTAEIFAKQTCADLGLHGEWVPAMTHAIYEAVLKLKKEACEAGGLVAGWAAAGGGAGEFPNDAAPKLETLSKEEIEKREGDRERQIRRLRRETARFSSNTGMAGGVPIGFAFSGLIEQEEEQRMGRGERNKKKKRFRSLSPAAWRSGTPGGRGTPAGGASGEGYGGGGSLTEAERLNWRCSHCRVWGTSVWAVRDGPFGPRSLCNNCGFLYERDRKLPRGTKLLHAGDARPF, encoded by the exons ATGGCGGTGCGCTCCGAGTCGCAGCAGGCGATATTCTCATCTTACGCGCCTCGATTGCGCACGTACAACAATGCCCTCCTTCAGCCCCTCATCCCCGGCGCCGCCCCTTCCAACCCCCTCGCTCGCACCACTAAGCGGGGTACGACCATCATAAACTACGCCGAGGACGGATACGACGattacgacgacgatgaggatgacaaccgccgccgccctacCGGCCTGCGCAGCCAGCGCCGCGACGACAGCGCGAACAAGGTCGACCCCAGCGAGAAGGTCGGCAAGGACACGTCCGAGCCGGTCGAGGTGCAGGGCATCTACCGCGACTGGATGGGCAAGATGCGGCCTAACAGGTCAGATGCCCAGAACTACGTCCAGGCCTGTCTTCCTCTCACCCTGATCCCCATCCGCATCGATCTCGACATCCCCGCCTTCACGCCCCAGCCCGCACTCCCCGCGCCGGGGCCGGTCGACCTCAACCACCCCTTCTACAAGCCCCAGGAACAGACGGTACCGTACCGTCTGCGCGATACTTTCCTGTGGAATCTCCACGAGACCTTGATCACCACCGACATGTTTGCCACCCAGCTCGTCCAGGACCTCGACCTGCCCAACCGCGCCTCGACCATCGCCGAGATCAGCAAACAAATACGGACCCAGCTCGAGGAATACGCTGGCGTCGCCCTCCATCCTCTGTTTCACACCCGCACGAACCGCGCGAACAATGCCCAAGAAGCGCCCAAGGCCCCGGCCCGGCCCGGCTCCTCCACACCCGCGCCCAACCAGGCCGCCAGCCGCGCCGACACGCCGATGGGCGGCAGCACCATCCCCCCAACCCCATCCCGACTCGCCGGGGGCACGTCGACTCCGGCCGTCGTCCATACTAGCCAGGGCGAggtgacggcggcggcaactCCATTGCCTCAGGACagcgcgacggcggcggacaACGACCCCAGCCCGGACGACACGTACCGCTGCATTATCAATCTTAACATCAACCTCTCGTCGCAGGTGTACACGGACAAGTTCGAGTGGTCGCTCCTGCACCCGCCGGGCACGGCCGAGATCTTTGCCAAGCAGACGTGCGCCGACCTGGGGCTGCACGGCGAGTGGGTCCCCGCCATGACGCACGCCATCTACGAGGCGGTGCTCAAGCTGAAGAAGGAGGCGTGCGAGGCCGGCGGTCTGGTCGCCGgctgggcggcggccggcggcggcgcgggcgagtTCCCCAACGACGCGGCC CCCAAGCTGGAGACGCTGAGCAAGGAGGAGATCGAGAAGCGCGAGGGCGACCGGGAGCGGCAGATCCGGCGGCTGCGGCGCGAGACGGCGCGCTTCAGCAGCAACACGGGCATGGCCGGCGGCGTGCCCATCGGCTTCGCCTTCTCGGGCCTCAtcgagcaggaggaggagcagcggATGGGCCGCGGCGAGCgcaacaagaagaagaagcgctTCCGCAGCCTGTCGCCCGCCGCCTGGCGGTCCGGAACCCCCGGCGGCCGGGGCACCCCTGCCGGCGGCGCCTCGGGCGAGGgctacggcggcggcggatccCTGACCGAGGCCGAGAGGTTGAACTGGCGGTGCAGCCACTGTAGGGTGTGGGGTACCAGTGTCTGGGCGGTGAGGGACGGGCCATTTGGGCCGAGG TCCCTCTGCAACAATTGCGGGTTCTTGTACGAGCGCGACCGAAAGCTACCCCGCGGGACCAAACTGCTACACGCCGGAGACGCCCGGCCATTCTAG